Below is a window of Caldalkalibacillus uzonensis DNA.
TTCGCGTTGGGATGAACAAGGTAAGTGGAATTTGAAGTTAGTGGATGAGCAAACAAATGAGAGCATTAATCCACGCTTAAGTATGTTAGGGATAGAAGATGAGCTCTTAACCGTAAAAATCCCTTACTTCGGGGCTGAGGAAAAACGTATCTTAAAACGAGTCGTCCCGGCTAAAGCAGTCAAGATAAACGGTGAGTCCGTATATGTCACGACAGTGTATGACTTGATTTTGGCTAATTACGGTGTAGACCGGGGATTGGGTGGCGAAGTGGCCGCTTCCTATGATGATAAGGTTCCGTTTACACCAGCTTGGCAGGAAGCGATTACCGGTGTTAAACGGGATCTAGTGATTAAAATTGCCCGTGAATTTGCCACCAATGCCATCGATACGAAAGGACGATCCATGATTATTGTCGGAGCAGGTATCAACCACTGGTTTAACTCTGACATGATCTACCGGGCGGTGCTCAACTTAGTACTGTTCGTCGGCGCACAAGGGGTCAATGGAGGGGGTTGGGCCCATTATGTGGGACAGGAAAAGCTGAGAACCGCTGAGGGATGGCAAACGATTGCCATGGCCAGAGACTGGACGATGCCGCCTAAATTGCAAAACGGCACTTCTTTCCATTATTTTGCCACTGACCAGTGGCGATATGAAGAGATCCCTGTTGACAAACATGTCTCACCGCTTGTCAAAAAGGTGCGTTACCAACATTATGCTGACTATAATGTCCTAGCCGTACGTTTAGGTTGGTTGCCATCCTATCCTACATTTGATAAGAATGGCATAGACATTTACGAAGAAGCGGTTCAAGCAGGGGCCAAAACACCGGAAGAAGTTGGTCAGTATGTGGCCGAGCAGTTAAAGCATAAAAAATTGAAATTTGCTATAGAAGATCCCGATCATCCTCATAATTTCCCTCGTAATCTATTTGTCTGGCGTGCCAATTTGATTGGAAGTTCAGCAAAAGGACATGAATATTTCCTTAAGCATCTGCTGGGTACATCCCATGGGTTGTTAAATGATGACAACGACAGCTTGCGGCCACAAGAAGTGAAATGGCGTGAAAAGGCTGCAGAAGGAAAATTGGATCTGCTCATTAACCTTGATTTCCGGATGGCAGGTACAGCGCTCTATTCCGATATTGTTCTTCCAGCTGCAACCTGGTATGAAAAACATGATCTCAGCACAACGGATATGCATCCGTTTATTCATCCGTTTAACCCGGCCATTTCAACGCCGTGGGAAGCGCGTTCGGACTGGGAAATATTCAAATCTATCGCCAAAGCTGTGTCAGACATGGCCAAAGAGCTAAATATGAAGCCGATCAAAGAAGTCGTGGCGACACCCCTGCTTCACGATACGCCGCAGGAGTTGGCTCAACCTTTAGGCGAGGTGAAAGACTGGAGCAAAGGGGAATGTGAACCTGTTCCAGGTAAAACGATGCCCCAGATTCATGTCGTCGAGCGCGATTACACCCAAATCTATGACAAAATGACAACTTTGGGTCCAAATATTGCTGATAAGCCTTACGGTATTAAAGGGATCAACTGGTCAGCAAAGGAAGAGTATGAATTATTGAAACGCTTATTAGGCACTGAAGAAAAACCTGGAGTGACACAAGTTTGCCCGGTGATCCGAGATGATCGTCAAGTGGCTGAGGCCATCTTAACCTTGTCATCGACCTCAAATGGCAAAGTAGCCGTCAAGGCATGGGAGGCCTTGGAGAAGAAAACAAACCTCGAACTGAAGGATTTGGCCGTAGAACGGGAAGAGGAACGTTTTACTTTTGAACAAATTACGGCACAGCCTAAGACGGTTATTACTTCACCTGCTTTTAGCGGCTCAGAAAAAGGGGGGCGGCGTTACTCACCGTTTACAACTAACGTTGAACGCCTCATTCCTTGGCGAACGGTGACAGGACGTCAATCCTATTATGTCGATCATGAACTGATGCATGAATTTGGTGAAACGATGGCGACGTTTAAGCCAGTAGTCGATAATTCACCATTTGGCAAAAAAAGACCTGATGCGGAGGGTAAAGAGCTTATTCTTAACTATTTAACACCGCATAATAAATGGTCAGTGCACAGCATGTACTTTGACTCACAACCCATGTTAACCCTGTTCCGCGGAGGACCGACCATTTGGCTGAACAATGAAGATGCCCAGGAGGCAAACATAGCTGATAACGACTGGATCGAATGCTTCAACCGTCATGGTGTGGTCGTTGCCCGGGCCGTTGTCTCACACCGCCTGCCTCGTGGTATTGCCTTTATGTATCATGCTCAAGATCGGCACATCAATATACCTGGTACGAAGTTGACCGATAACCGGGGGGGTACACATAACAGTCCGACCCGCATCCATGTCAAGCCGACACATATGATTGGCGGATACGGGCAGCTCAGCTACGGGTTCAACTACTATGGCCCCACAGGCAACCAGCGGGATTTAAATGTGGTTATCCGCAAACTGAAGGAGGTCGAATGGCTTGAAGATTAAAGCACAAGTCGGCATGGTGATGAACCTGGACAAATGTATCGGTTGTCACACTTGCAGTGTGACGTGTAAAAACACCTGGACAAACCGTCCAGGTGCCGAATACATGTATTTTAACAATGTAGAAACCAAACCTGGTATTGGTTATCCGAAAAGATGGGAGGATCAGGAGAAATATAAAGGGGGGTGGGAGCTTAAAAACGGTGAACTGCAGTTAAAATCAGGTTCGAAAACGAATCGCTTGCTCAATTTGTTCTATAATCCTCATCAACCAGAAATAGACGATTACTATGAACCTTGGGAGTATGACTATGACACCTTGATCAACAGTCCACAAAAGAGATTCCAACCGGTGGCGCGTCCCAAATCTTCTCTTACGAAAGAATATATGAATATTGAATGGGGGCCCAACTGGGAAGATGATCTGGCTGGTGCACATGTGACGGGACTTCAGGATCCGAATATAGAAAAAATAGAAGATGCGATTAAAGCAGAGTTCGAAGATGTGTTTATGATGTATTTGCCGCGGATTTGTGAGCATTGTCTCAATCCGCCGTGTGTCTCTTCCTGTCCTTCTGGTGCCATGTATAAGCGAGAGGAAGACGGTATCGTTTTGGTTGACCAAAACGCCTGCCGTGCTTGGCGGCATTGTGTATCATCTTGTCCGTATAAGAAAGTCTATTTTAACTGGCAAACCTATAAAGCTGAGAAATGTACACTGTGTTTCCCCAGAATTGAGAATGGTCAGCCTACTATTTGTTCTGAAACGTGTGTTGGGCGGATTCGTTACCTTGGTGTAATGCTCTATGATGCTGATAAAGTGAAAGAGGCAGCATCTTGTGAACATGAACAGGATTTGTACCAAGCCCAGCTAAATATTTTCTTGGACCCGCATGATCCGGAAGTGATCCGCCAAGCCAAAGAGGAAGGAATTCCAGGCGCATGGATTGATGCGGCCCAGCGTTCACCCATCTACAAAATGATTGTAGATTGGAAAATTGCTTTGCCCCTTCATCCTGAATACCGTACATTGCCGATGGTGTGGTACATTCCGCCATTGAGTCCCATTATGAATACGATTGAAGGTCAAGGCAGCGGCCTTGATGAAACAGATATTTTCCCTGCCATTGACAAGATGAGAATTCCAATCCAATACCTGGCCAATCTATTAACAGCAGGAGATACAGAACATATTCGCACCACTCTGAAAAAAATGGCTGTGATGCGTCTGTACATGCGGGCTGTGCAAACCAATAAAAAACCTGATCTTCAGATGCTTGCGGCACTTGATTTGACGGAGCAAAAAGTGAAGGAGATGTATTGTTTATTAGCCATTGCCAAGTATGAAGATCGTTTTGTGATTCCTCAATCTCACCGGGAAGCAGTGTCCGATCTGTATGCGGAACAAGGCAGTTGTGGATTGGAATTTGCTGGAGGGCCGGGAGCTTGTGGGCCAAAAACTTTAACATAGAGGAGAGGTGGCATGGTCATGGATTTTTCAGAAGCCCAGCAATTATTTAAATTCGCCTCCCGTTTGTTGATGTATCCATCTGAGGAATGGAGACAGGAATTGGCTACGTTTGTTGAGATGATAGAATCTGTTCAGCACCGCCAGATTCAAGACCATTTGCGCCAGTTCATTGAATGGGTCACTGCACAAGCAGAAGAAGAGCTGCTCGATCATTATGTGTCCACATTTGACTTTGGTAAAAAGACCAACTTGTATATCACTTACATCAGACATGGAGAAACACGGGACCGGGGAGCTGAACTGTTAGCCCTAAAACAATTATATGCCCGTGCGGGTTTCGCCATGACAGACAAGGAATTACCGGATTATTTACCTTTGATGTTAGAGTTTGCCTCTTGCGGTCCAGAGAAAGAAGTGAAGAAGATGTTAAAAGATTACAGTGCGGAGATAGGAGTTTTAAGAGAACAATTGGTACAAGTTCAAAGCTTATACACTCTTATATTAGATGCAGTGATGATTGCTATGGAGGAGATTGGTATTGAACGGCCAGTGGAAAGTGGGGTGGTCAGATGATCGAACAATTTTTATGGGTCATATTCCCATACATTGCCTTAACCATTTTTATTGGCGGACATATCTACCGCTATAACCATGATCAATTTGGCTGGACGGCTAAATCGAGTGAGTTACTGGAAAAGAAGCAATTAAAATGGGGAAGCAATCTGTTTCATTTTGGGATCATCTTTGTTTTTTTCGGGCATGTACTGGGTATATTAATTCCGGCCAGTATTTACGAAGCGCTTGGAGTGACCAAAGATATGTATCACATCTTGGCTATTGCAGGGGGAATACCTGCTGGGATTATCGCTACTGTTGGTTTGTTAATATTAATCAATCGCAGATTAACAGATAAGCACGTAAAATTGACCAGCAGTAAGGGGGATTTTGTCGCCTTATTCTTTTTGTCTGTGGTGATGCTTACCGGTCTAGCTTCCACGTTTTTAAACATTAACCCTCAAGGATTTGATTATCGGACAACAATAGGACCTTGGTTTAGAAGCTTGTTTGTTTTTCAACCTGATCCGACATTAATGAGTACGGTACCAATCTGGTTCAAGATTCATATCTTAGCAGCCTTTGCCTTTTTCGCCGTGTGGCCGTTTACCCGCATGGTTCATGTATTCAGTTTCCCGTTAAAATATTTGAGCCGCAGTTTTGTCGTCTATCGTAAGCGCCGTCCATATAAACAGGATCAGCCTGTGAAAAAGACACTTTAGTCTGGCCAGAATTCCAAGCCGGGATCATTTCCTGGCTTTTTGTATAATATCCGCTTTTATATTGATGCTGCTGTTAAAAGAGTAAAACAGCATGGTCATTAGACCTGTTTGATGACATCACAATACACACAGAAGTCATGAAGGACCTGTGCTTCATGGCTTCTTTTTTTATTGTTGGCTTGAAAATATTGTCACAATTGCATAAACGTGTTCATTAAGAGAGAAACTACTAAACAAATTGTTTGTCACCAAAAAAAGTAAAGGGGATGAACTCATGTCCGGTCCTGCTTTAGAGCAACTGCATGCCCACCGCTCCATTCATGACGGGACACTGGCCGAGGCTAAAAACCTGACTCAATTGCTTGAACAGTTATATGCAGAAAAGCGTATCAAACATTCTCAAGAAGTGGCAGATGCGCTGCTTGAACATTGGGAGACAAGGGCACTTGCCCATGCTCAGGCAGAAGAAGAAGGATTTTATCCGGAGAGAGTGAAACAGAAACCGGAGCTGGCTGAGACGGTCTCCATGTTGAAGCGCGATCACGACCTGATGCGCATTTTAGTTGATGAAATCAAGACAATGATGTCGCAAGAGGGAGCCAGCGAGGAGGTTTTGGTCCGTTTCAAAGCGCTGTTACTTATTAACCGGATTCACAGCCGTGACGAAGAAAGACGATTATTGTAGATGAAAGGAGATCAAGATGAGCAGAAAAATATCCCCGCTGCTTCAAAAATTAAGGTATTTCGGAAAATCCGAGAAACCTGCCAGCCATGCTGAGCTGTCACCTTATGGACGGGAGATAGAGAAGGTTTACCGCCGACGCTGGCAACATGATAAGGTGGTGCGCACCACACATGGTGTCAATTGTACCGGTTCTTGCAGTTGGAAGGTTTACGTGAAGGACGGCATTATCACCTGGGAAACGCAGCAGATAGACTATCCGTCAACAGGGCCTGGGATGCCTGAATATGAACCCCGGGGCTGCCCCAGAGGAGCCACTTTTTCCTGGTATACATACAGTCCCTTGAGAGTACGCTATCCTTATGTGCGCGGAGCTTTGCTGAACCTGTGGAAAAAAGAGCTCCGCAAAACCAATGATCCGGTTGCGGCCTGGAGGTCCATTGTTGAGGATCCAGACAAAGCCAAGCGGTATAAAGCTGCCCGGGGAAAAGGAGGTTTTGTGCGTGCGACATGGGATGATGTCAATACGCTTATCTCGGCTTCACTGATCTATACCATTCAACAGTATGGACCAGACCGGATTTTTGGGTTTTCTCCGATTCCGGCCATGTCTATGGTCAGCTATGCCGGAGGCGGACGGTTTTTAAACCTGATCGGCGGATCTCTGCTCAGCTTTTATGATTGGTATGCAGATCTTCCGCCTGCTTCTCCACAAGTTTGGGGTGAACAGACTGATGTTCCGGAAAGCTCAGACTGGTTTAATTCCAGTTACATGCTGGTCTGGGGCTCCAATATACCACAGACGAGGACACCTGATGCACACTTTTATATAGAAGCCCGTTACAAAGGTACTAAAGTGGTGGCTGTCAGTCCTGACTATGCCGAGTTTGTCAAGTTTGCCGACAACTGGCTGGCCGTTCAACCCGGCATGGACGGGGCTTTGGCGATGGCCATGACACATGTGATTCTCAAGGAGTTTTATGTGGATGAGCAGACTGAGTACTTTCAAGATTATGTCAAGAAATTTACCGACTTACCTTATTTAGTCACGTTAAAAAAACAGGGTGACAGCTACGTGGCGCACCGCTTTTTAAGAGCCAGCGATTTGGGAATGCCGTTGTCCAACGCTGAATGGAAGACGGTCGTGTGGGATGAAAAGTCGCAAAGATTTGCAGTACCTAACGGGAGCATCGGGCATCGCTGGGAAAATGAAGGGAAATGGAACCTGCATCTGGAGGATTCGGCCAATCAGTTGACAGAGATTCAGCCTGCCTTAACCTTGTTAGGTCATGAGGATGACGTTTTGACGCTAAAGTTTCCACACTTTGAGCCTGAGACAAAAACAGTGTTGGAACGGGCTGTTCCGGTCAAAGCACTTGAACAAGAGGGGCAGACGCTTTATGTGACCACTGTTTTTGATTTGCTTTTAGCCAAAACCGGGGTTTCCCGCGGTTTGCCTGGTGATTATCCGGCTGACTATGACGATCCGAAGCCCTACACACCCGCCTGGCAGGAAGCGCTGACCGGCATCGACCGCAAATTAGCTGCTCAAATTGCCCGTGAATTTGCCCAGAATGCCATCGATTCCAAAGGGCGCTCCATGATTGTGATGGGTTCAGGAATCAACCACTGGTACCATTCCGATGCCATTTACCGGACAGTGCTCAATCTTGTCCTTTTAACAGGATCTCAGGGCGTCAACGGTGGCGGATGGGCCCATTATGTGGGTCAGGAGAAAGTGCGCCCGCTGGAAGGATGGCAAACGATTGCCATGGCCCGGGACTGGGGCGGCCCTCCCAGGCTGCAGAATGGAACATCCTTTTTCTATTTTGTCACAGAGCAGTGGAAATACGATGATCAAGCGATGAACAATCTGGTGTCCCCCTTGGTGGATAAGCCCCGCTATCAGCATGGGGGAGATTATAACTATCTGGCTGCCCGTCTGGGCTGGCTGCCATCTTATCCCCAGTTTAATGCCAACAGCATCAAGTTGTATGAACAATCGGGAGCCAAAAGCAATGAGGAAGCCGTACAATTTGTCGTTGATCAAGTTAAAGCTGGGCGCCTGAAGTTTGCCATTGAAAATCCGTCCGACCCCCAAAACTTTCCGAGGGTACTGTTTGTCTGGCGGGCTAATCTGATCGGCAGCTCAGCCAAGGGACATGAATATTTTCTGAAGCATCTCTTGGGAACACATCATGCCACTTTAAGTGAGCAAAACAAGGACCTGACAACCAGTGAGATTGACTGGTCTGGTGATTCACCGGAAGGAAAGTTGGACTTGCTGGTCAACATTGATTTTCGGATGAACGGTACAGGTCTGTACTCAGATATCGTTCTCCCGGCGGCGACATGGTATGAAAAATATGATCTCAGCAGCACGGACCTGCATCCGTTTGTCCATCCCTTTAATCCAGCCATTGCCCCACCCTGGCAATCACGGTCTGATTGGGATTTCTTCAAAGGATTGGCCCAGACCTTTTCCCGGCTGGCCAAAAACTATTTTAACGGGCCGGTTAAGGATATTGTGGCCACTCCGCTCTTGCATGACACACGGGATGAACTGGCCCAGCCCTATGGAGAGGTTTACGATTGGAAGGATGGCCAGCATGAACCCGTTCCTGGAGTCAATTTTCCCCGCTTGCATGTTGTGGAGCGCGATTATACCCAAGTTTAT
It encodes the following:
- a CDS encoding nitrate reductase subunit alpha yields the protein MGKKRSPLLERLNFFSPAERLSNQHSEVTYHDRDWENVYRRRWQHDKVVRSTHGVNCTGSCSWNIYVKDGIVTWEGQQIDYPSTGPDMPDFEPRGCPRGASFSWYIYSPLRVKYPYIRGVLLKLWREAKQEHSDPLQAWESIVENPEKAKQYKQARGKGGFVRASWDEAVNLIAASLLYTIKKYGPDRNVGFSPIPAMSMVSHAAGARFMNLIGGPLLSFYDWYADLPPASPQIWGDQTDVPESSDWYNSGYIITWGSNIPQTRTPDAHFLAEVRYKGTKVVSVSPDYAESTKFADDWLPVKQGTDGALAMAMGHVILKEFYVEKQTEYFLNYARKYTDFPFLVTLKKSDDGFIAGRFLNAQDLGRNTQHAEWKPALFDENSQDFAIPHGTMGSRWDEQGKWNLKLVDEQTNESINPRLSMLGIEDELLTVKIPYFGAEEKRILKRVVPAKAVKINGESVYVTTVYDLILANYGVDRGLGGEVAASYDDKVPFTPAWQEAITGVKRDLVIKIAREFATNAIDTKGRSMIIVGAGINHWFNSDMIYRAVLNLVLFVGAQGVNGGGWAHYVGQEKLRTAEGWQTIAMARDWTMPPKLQNGTSFHYFATDQWRYEEIPVDKHVSPLVKKVRYQHYADYNVLAVRLGWLPSYPTFDKNGIDIYEEAVQAGAKTPEEVGQYVAEQLKHKKLKFAIEDPDHPHNFPRNLFVWRANLIGSSAKGHEYFLKHLLGTSHGLLNDDNDSLRPQEVKWREKAAEGKLDLLINLDFRMAGTALYSDIVLPAATWYEKHDLSTTDMHPFIHPFNPAISTPWEARSDWEIFKSIAKAVSDMAKELNMKPIKEVVATPLLHDTPQELAQPLGEVKDWSKGECEPVPGKTMPQIHVVERDYTQIYDKMTTLGPNIADKPYGIKGINWSAKEEYELLKRLLGTEEKPGVTQVCPVIRDDRQVAEAILTLSSTSNGKVAVKAWEALEKKTNLELKDLAVEREEERFTFEQITAQPKTVITSPAFSGSEKGGRRYSPFTTNVERLIPWRTVTGRQSYYVDHELMHEFGETMATFKPVVDNSPFGKKRPDAEGKELILNYLTPHNKWSVHSMYFDSQPMLTLFRGGPTIWLNNEDAQEANIADNDWIECFNRHGVVVARAVVSHRLPRGIAFMYHAQDRHINIPGTKLTDNRGGTHNSPTRIHVKPTHMIGGYGQLSYGFNYYGPTGNQRDLNVVIRKLKEVEWLED
- the narI gene encoding respiratory nitrate reductase subunit gamma — its product is MIEQFLWVIFPYIALTIFIGGHIYRYNHDQFGWTAKSSELLEKKQLKWGSNLFHFGIIFVFFGHVLGILIPASIYEALGVTKDMYHILAIAGGIPAGIIATVGLLILINRRLTDKHVKLTSSKGDFVALFFLSVVMLTGLASTFLNINPQGFDYRTTIGPWFRSLFVFQPDPTLMSTVPIWFKIHILAAFAFFAVWPFTRMVHVFSFPLKYLSRSFVVYRKRRPYKQDQPVKKTL
- the narJ gene encoding nitrate reductase molybdenum cofactor assembly chaperone, whose product is MDFSEAQQLFKFASRLLMYPSEEWRQELATFVEMIESVQHRQIQDHLRQFIEWVTAQAEEELLDHYVSTFDFGKKTNLYITYIRHGETRDRGAELLALKQLYARAGFAMTDKELPDYLPLMLEFASCGPEKEVKKMLKDYSAEIGVLREQLVQVQSLYTLILDAVMIAMEEIGIERPVESGVVR
- a CDS encoding nitrate reductase subunit alpha is translated as MSRKISPLLQKLRYFGKSEKPASHAELSPYGREIEKVYRRRWQHDKVVRTTHGVNCTGSCSWKVYVKDGIITWETQQIDYPSTGPGMPEYEPRGCPRGATFSWYTYSPLRVRYPYVRGALLNLWKKELRKTNDPVAAWRSIVEDPDKAKRYKAARGKGGFVRATWDDVNTLISASLIYTIQQYGPDRIFGFSPIPAMSMVSYAGGGRFLNLIGGSLLSFYDWYADLPPASPQVWGEQTDVPESSDWFNSSYMLVWGSNIPQTRTPDAHFYIEARYKGTKVVAVSPDYAEFVKFADNWLAVQPGMDGALAMAMTHVILKEFYVDEQTEYFQDYVKKFTDLPYLVTLKKQGDSYVAHRFLRASDLGMPLSNAEWKTVVWDEKSQRFAVPNGSIGHRWENEGKWNLHLEDSANQLTEIQPALTLLGHEDDVLTLKFPHFEPETKTVLERAVPVKALEQEGQTLYVTTVFDLLLAKTGVSRGLPGDYPADYDDPKPYTPAWQEALTGIDRKLAAQIAREFAQNAIDSKGRSMIVMGSGINHWYHSDAIYRTVLNLVLLTGSQGVNGGGWAHYVGQEKVRPLEGWQTIAMARDWGGPPRLQNGTSFFYFVTEQWKYDDQAMNNLVSPLVDKPRYQHGGDYNYLAARLGWLPSYPQFNANSIKLYEQSGAKSNEEAVQFVVDQVKAGRLKFAIENPSDPQNFPRVLFVWRANLIGSSAKGHEYFLKHLLGTHHATLSEQNKDLTTSEIDWSGDSPEGKLDLLVNIDFRMNGTGLYSDIVLPAATWYEKYDLSSTDLHPFVHPFNPAIAPPWQSRSDWDFFKGLAQTFSRLAKNYFNGPVKDIVATPLLHDTRDELAQPYGEVYDWKDGQHEPVPGVNFPRLHVVERDYTQVYDKFIALGPVIREQIGAKGLGWKADKEYDKLKQMLGTAETARYKDCPSLFTDRDAAEAILTLSSSTNGSMALKAWEVAESKTGQKLKDLVKERAEEHLTFDMITAQPRQVLTTPVYSGTETGNRRYSPFTTNVERLIPWRTLTGRQHFYLDHELMLEFGEELPTFKAPLRKASFYDSDRKPQIKGKEIALRYLTPHYKWSYHSTYWDTLPMLTLFRGGPHVWLNNKDAEEVGIADNDWLEMYNRNGVVVARAVVSHRLPRGVAFMYHVQDRYINVPGSPISKLRGGTFNSPTRIHVKPTQMVGGYAQLSYGFNYYGPTGNQRDEQVLIRRLDKEEVDWLED
- a CDS encoding hemerythrin domain-containing protein, whose product is MSGPALEQLHAHRSIHDGTLAEAKNLTQLLEQLYAEKRIKHSQEVADALLEHWETRALAHAQAEEEGFYPERVKQKPELAETVSMLKRDHDLMRILVDEIKTMMSQEGASEEVLVRFKALLLINRIHSRDEERRLL
- the narH gene encoding nitrate reductase subunit beta; amino-acid sequence: MKIKAQVGMVMNLDKCIGCHTCSVTCKNTWTNRPGAEYMYFNNVETKPGIGYPKRWEDQEKYKGGWELKNGELQLKSGSKTNRLLNLFYNPHQPEIDDYYEPWEYDYDTLINSPQKRFQPVARPKSSLTKEYMNIEWGPNWEDDLAGAHVTGLQDPNIEKIEDAIKAEFEDVFMMYLPRICEHCLNPPCVSSCPSGAMYKREEDGIVLVDQNACRAWRHCVSSCPYKKVYFNWQTYKAEKCTLCFPRIENGQPTICSETCVGRIRYLGVMLYDADKVKEAASCEHEQDLYQAQLNIFLDPHDPEVIRQAKEEGIPGAWIDAAQRSPIYKMIVDWKIALPLHPEYRTLPMVWYIPPLSPIMNTIEGQGSGLDETDIFPAIDKMRIPIQYLANLLTAGDTEHIRTTLKKMAVMRLYMRAVQTNKKPDLQMLAALDLTEQKVKEMYCLLAIAKYEDRFVIPQSHREAVSDLYAEQGSCGLEFAGGPGACGPKTLT